A DNA window from Mycolicibacter terrae contains the following coding sequences:
- the mfd gene encoding transcription-repair coupling factor: MTATGLAPVQTPIAGLVDAALSAPTFADLIAHAGDRPAELNLVGPAAARPFAAAALARNSALLVVTATGHEADDLTSELRGVYGDTVALFPSWETLPHERLSPGVDTVGARMLLLRRLARPDDARLGPPLRVVVTTARSLLQPLIPELEAIEPVILAVGDETPFEAVIARLVELAYTRVDLVGKRGEFAVRGGILDVFPPTAEHPVRVEFWGDEITEMRPFSVADQRSIPEIEAGTVVAVACRELLLTDDVRARAAALSAQAHDRSHVDDNAVTGTVGDMLAKLAEGIPVDGMEALGPVLRPGRQALLTDQLGARTPVLVCDPEKVRARGADLIKTGREFLEASWSVAAIGGDAPIDIEQLGGSGFRELDEVAEAATAAGHPWWTLSQLSDEAAIQLDVRPSPSARGRQRDIDEIFAMLRAHTATGGAAAVVTPGVGTARRLVEQLAESDTAATLLEPGAAPKPGVVGVLAGPLHEGLVIAGANLVIVTETDLTGNRVAGPEGKRLAAKRRNAVDPLALTAGDLVVHDQHGIGKFVEMTERTVGGARREYLVLEYASGRRGSAGNTDKLYVPMDSLDQLSRYVGGQAPALSRLGGSDWSQTKTKARKAVREIADELVALYAKRQAAPGHAFAPDTPWQAEMEDAFGFTETVDQLTAISEVKADMEKPVPMDRVVCGDVGYGKTEIAVRAAFKAVQDGKQVAVLVPTTLLADQHLQTFATRMAGFPVVVKGLSRFTDAAESKAVIDGLADGGVDVVIGTHRLLQTGVRWKDLGLVIVDEEQRFGVEHKEHIKALRTHVDVLTMSATPIPRTLEMSLAGIREMSTILTPPEDRYPVLTYVGGHDDKQVAAALRRELLRDGQVFYVHNRVSSIDAAAARVRALVPEARVAVAHGQMPEELLETTVQGFWNREYDILVCTTIIETGLDISNANTLIVERADTFGLSQLHQLRGRVGRSRERGYAYFLYPRDTPLTETAHDRLATIAQNNELGAGMAVAMKDLEIRGAGNVLGVEQSGHVAGVGFDLYVRLVGEAVEAYRAAFNGETVTTEEVKDVRIDLPVDAHLPPEYINSDRLRLEAYRRLAGALDDAAINAVVDELTDRYGPLPEPAGRLVAVARLRLSCRAVGITEVSAASATTLRLAPITLADSAQLRLKRLHPSASYRATTATVQVPIPRAGGGVGAPRIRDVELVQMVADLISALDGKPRGLIDVTGAVPAVR, translated from the coding sequence ATGACCGCAACGGGGCTCGCACCTGTCCAGACCCCGATCGCGGGGCTCGTCGACGCCGCACTGAGCGCGCCGACCTTCGCCGATCTCATCGCGCACGCCGGTGACCGGCCGGCCGAGCTCAACCTGGTCGGCCCGGCCGCGGCCCGGCCCTTCGCCGCCGCCGCGCTGGCCCGCAACAGCGCGCTGCTGGTGGTCACCGCCACCGGCCACGAGGCTGACGATCTGACCAGCGAACTGCGTGGGGTCTACGGCGACACGGTGGCGCTGTTCCCGTCCTGGGAGACGCTGCCGCACGAGCGGCTCTCACCCGGCGTGGACACCGTGGGGGCCCGGATGCTGCTGCTGCGCAGGCTGGCGCGGCCCGACGACGCCCGGCTGGGGCCGCCGCTGCGTGTGGTGGTGACCACGGCCCGTTCGCTGCTGCAACCGTTGATCCCGGAGCTGGAGGCGATCGAACCGGTCATCCTGGCCGTCGGCGACGAGACACCCTTCGAGGCGGTGATCGCCCGGCTGGTCGAGCTGGCCTACACCCGGGTGGACCTGGTCGGCAAACGCGGCGAGTTCGCGGTGCGCGGCGGGATCCTCGACGTCTTCCCGCCGACCGCCGAGCACCCGGTGCGCGTCGAGTTCTGGGGCGACGAGATCACCGAGATGCGGCCGTTCTCGGTGGCCGACCAGCGCTCCATCCCCGAGATCGAGGCAGGCACCGTGGTGGCGGTGGCGTGCCGGGAGCTGCTGCTCACCGATGACGTGCGGGCCCGGGCCGCAGCGCTGTCGGCACAAGCACACGACCGGTCGCACGTCGACGACAACGCCGTCACCGGCACCGTCGGTGACATGCTGGCCAAGCTCGCCGAGGGCATCCCGGTCGACGGCATGGAGGCGCTGGGCCCGGTGCTGCGGCCCGGCCGTCAGGCACTGCTGACCGACCAGCTCGGCGCGCGCACCCCGGTGCTGGTCTGCGATCCGGAGAAGGTACGCGCCCGCGGCGCGGACCTGATCAAGACCGGCCGCGAATTCCTGGAGGCGTCCTGGTCGGTCGCGGCGATCGGCGGCGACGCGCCGATCGACATCGAGCAGCTGGGTGGATCGGGATTCCGTGAGCTCGACGAGGTTGCCGAGGCTGCGACGGCCGCGGGACATCCGTGGTGGACGTTGAGCCAGCTCTCCGACGAGGCGGCGATCCAACTCGACGTGCGCCCGTCGCCGTCGGCGCGCGGCCGGCAACGCGATATCGACGAGATCTTCGCCATGCTGCGCGCGCACACCGCGACCGGCGGCGCGGCAGCGGTCGTGACCCCCGGCGTCGGTACGGCGAGACGGCTGGTGGAGCAGCTCGCCGAATCCGACACCGCGGCAACCTTGTTGGAGCCCGGCGCGGCACCCAAGCCCGGCGTGGTCGGGGTGCTGGCCGGTCCCCTGCACGAGGGTCTGGTGATCGCGGGCGCGAACCTGGTCATCGTCACCGAGACCGACCTGACCGGCAACCGGGTCGCCGGACCCGAGGGCAAGCGGCTGGCGGCCAAGCGCCGCAACGCCGTCGACCCGCTGGCGCTGACCGCCGGCGACCTGGTGGTGCACGACCAGCACGGCATCGGCAAGTTCGTGGAGATGACCGAACGCACCGTGGGTGGGGCGCGGCGCGAATATCTGGTGCTCGAATACGCGTCGGGCCGGCGGGGCAGCGCGGGCAACACCGACAAGCTCTATGTGCCGATGGACTCCCTGGACCAGTTGTCCCGCTACGTCGGCGGGCAGGCCCCCGCGCTGAGCAGGCTCGGCGGCAGTGACTGGAGCCAGACCAAGACCAAGGCCCGCAAGGCGGTGCGGGAGATCGCCGACGAACTCGTCGCGCTCTACGCGAAGCGCCAGGCCGCACCCGGACACGCCTTCGCCCCGGACACCCCGTGGCAGGCCGAGATGGAGGACGCGTTCGGGTTCACCGAGACCGTCGACCAGCTCACCGCCATCAGCGAGGTCAAGGCCGACATGGAGAAACCGGTACCGATGGACCGGGTGGTCTGCGGCGACGTCGGTTACGGCAAGACCGAGATCGCGGTGCGGGCGGCGTTCAAAGCCGTCCAGGACGGCAAGCAGGTCGCGGTGCTGGTGCCCACCACGCTGCTGGCCGATCAGCACCTGCAGACGTTCGCCACCCGGATGGCCGGGTTCCCGGTCGTCGTCAAGGGCCTGTCCCGGTTCACCGACGCCGCCGAGTCCAAAGCGGTGATCGACGGGCTGGCCGACGGCGGTGTCGACGTGGTGATCGGCACCCATCGGCTGCTGCAGACCGGGGTGCGCTGGAAAGACCTCGGCCTGGTGATCGTCGACGAGGAGCAGCGGTTCGGCGTCGAGCACAAGGAGCACATCAAGGCGCTGCGCACCCACGTCGATGTGCTCACCATGAGTGCCACCCCGATCCCGCGCACCCTGGAGATGAGTCTGGCCGGCATCCGGGAGATGTCGACGATCCTCACCCCGCCCGAAGACCGCTACCCGGTGCTGACCTACGTCGGCGGCCACGACGACAAGCAGGTGGCGGCCGCCCTGCGCCGGGAACTGCTGCGCGACGGCCAGGTCTTCTACGTGCACAACCGGGTCAGCTCCATCGACGCGGCCGCCGCCCGGGTGCGCGCGCTGGTGCCCGAGGCCCGGGTCGCAGTCGCGCACGGCCAGATGCCCGAGGAACTGCTGGAGACCACCGTGCAGGGCTTCTGGAACCGCGAGTACGACATCCTGGTGTGCACCACGATCATCGAGACCGGCCTGGACATCTCCAACGCCAACACGCTGATCGTCGAGCGCGCCGACACCTTCGGGCTCTCCCAGCTGCACCAGCTGCGGGGCCGGGTGGGCCGCAGCCGCGAACGCGGCTACGCCTACTTTCTCTACCCACGGGACACGCCGCTGACCGAGACCGCCCACGATCGGCTGGCCACCATTGCGCAGAACAACGAACTCGGCGCCGGGATGGCGGTGGCGATGAAGGACCTGGAGATCCGCGGCGCCGGCAACGTGTTGGGGGTGGAGCAGTCCGGGCACGTCGCCGGGGTGGGGTTCGACCTGTATGTGCGGTTGGTCGGCGAGGCCGTAGAGGCCTATCGAGCGGCGTTCAACGGCGAGACGGTCACCACCGAGGAGGTCAAGGACGTCCGCATCGACCTGCCCGTCGACGCTCACCTGCCGCCGGAGTACATCAACTCCGACCGGCTGCGGCTGGAGGCCTACCGGCGGTTGGCCGGCGCCCTCGACGACGCCGCCATCAACGCGGTCGTCGACGAGCTGACCGACCGCTACGGGCCGCTGCCCGAGCCGGCGGGCCGGCTGGTCGCGGTGGCCCGGCTGCGGCTGTCGTGCCGCGCAGTGGGCATCACCGAGGTCTCGGCGGCGTCGGCGACAACGCTGCGGCTGGCCCCGATCACCCTGGCCGACTCCGCCCAGTTGCGGCTCAAGCGACTGCACCCGTCCGCCAGTTACCGCGCCACCACGGCCACCGTGCAGGTTCCGATACCGCGGGCCGGCGGTGGTGTCGGCGCGCCCCGCATCCGCGACGTCGAACTGGTCCAGATGGTGGCCGATCTGATCTCGGCGCTGGACGGCAAGCCGCGGGGCCTCATCGACGTCACCGGCGCGGTGCCCGCAGTACGGTAA
- a CDS encoding TetR/AcrR family transcriptional regulator, giving the protein MTGSERRHQLIEVARSLFAERGYEGTSIEEIALRANVSKPVVYEHFGGKEGLYAVVVDREMSALLDGITTSLTKSTNNQSRLRVERVALALLTYVDEHTDGFRILIRDSPASISSGSYSTLLNDAIGQVSSILAGDFSRRGLDPETAPLYAQALVGSVSMTAQWWLDVREPKKEVVAAHLVNLCWNGLSHLEADPALHDE; this is encoded by the coding sequence ATGACCGGCAGCGAACGCCGTCACCAACTCATCGAGGTCGCCCGGTCGCTGTTTGCCGAGCGGGGCTACGAGGGCACCTCCATCGAGGAGATCGCACTGCGCGCCAATGTGTCCAAACCGGTGGTCTACGAGCATTTCGGCGGCAAGGAAGGGCTGTACGCCGTGGTGGTCGACCGGGAGATGTCGGCGTTGCTGGACGGCATCACCACGTCGCTGACCAAATCCACCAACAATCAGTCGAGGCTGCGGGTCGAACGGGTCGCGCTGGCGCTGCTGACCTACGTCGACGAGCACACCGACGGTTTCCGGATCCTGATCCGCGATTCCCCGGCGTCGATCAGCTCCGGCAGCTATTCCACCCTGCTCAACGATGCGATCGGCCAGGTGTCGTCGATCCTGGCCGGCGATTTCTCCCGGCGCGGCCTGGACCCCGAGACCGCGCCGCTGTATGCCCAGGCGTTGGTCGGTTCGGTGTCGATGACGGCCCAGTGGTGGCTGGATGTGCGCGAACCCAAGAAGGAAGTGGTGGCCGCGCACCTGGTCAACCTGTGCTGGAACGGCCTGTCGCACCTGGAGGCCGATCCGGCCTTGCACGACGAATAA
- the glmU gene encoding bifunctional UDP-N-acetylglucosamine diphosphorylase/glucosamine-1-phosphate N-acetyltransferase GlmU → MVSDTPKVLHTLAGRSMLSHCLRAAAGINPRHLVVVLGHAHERTAGSVAELAQTLGCRIDIALQDEQLGTGHAVLCGLSALPEDFAGAVVVTSGDIPLLDTATLQALVDTHRSAPAAVTLLTTTLADPTGYGRILREHDGAHSTVTGIVEQADATESQREIREVNAGVYAFDITPLRSALSRLGSDNAQHELYLTDVIGIVRGDGQPVRARHVDDAALVAGVNDRVQLAALAAELNHRLIAAHQRAGVTVVDPATTWIDVDVTIGRDTTVAPGTQLLGNTRIGTHCEVGPDSTLTDVTVDDGASVIRSHAASSSIGAGATVGPFAYLRPGTTLGADAKLGAFVETKNSTIGTGTKVPHLTYVGDADIGEHSNIGASSVFVNYDGQTKRRTTVGSHVRTGSDTMFVAPVTIGDGAYTGAGTVVRDDVPPGALAVSAGPQRNIENWVQHKRPGTPAAEAAEKARASGGPGTHQPDEPS, encoded by the coding sequence ATGGTCTCCGACACCCCCAAGGTGCTGCACACCCTGGCCGGGCGCAGCATGCTGTCGCACTGCCTGCGCGCGGCCGCCGGAATCAACCCGCGCCACCTGGTGGTGGTGCTGGGCCACGCCCACGAACGCACCGCCGGTTCGGTCGCCGAGCTGGCGCAGACACTGGGCTGCCGCATCGACATCGCTCTGCAAGACGAGCAGCTCGGCACCGGGCACGCGGTGCTGTGCGGACTGTCGGCGCTGCCGGAGGACTTCGCGGGCGCCGTCGTCGTCACCTCCGGTGACATTCCGCTGCTGGACACCGCAACGCTGCAGGCGCTGGTCGACACCCACCGCAGCGCCCCGGCCGCGGTCACCCTGCTGACCACCACCCTGGCAGACCCCACCGGCTACGGACGCATCCTGCGGGAGCACGACGGCGCCCACAGCACGGTCACCGGGATCGTGGAACAGGCCGACGCCACCGAATCCCAGCGGGAGATCCGCGAGGTCAACGCCGGGGTGTACGCCTTCGACATCACGCCGCTGCGCTCGGCGCTGAGCCGGCTCGGCTCGGACAACGCCCAGCACGAGCTGTACCTCACCGACGTGATCGGCATCGTGCGCGGCGACGGCCAACCGGTGCGCGCCCGTCATGTCGACGACGCCGCCCTGGTGGCCGGCGTCAACGACCGGGTGCAGCTGGCCGCGTTGGCCGCCGAACTCAACCACCGGCTCATCGCCGCCCATCAGCGGGCCGGTGTCACCGTCGTCGACCCCGCCACCACCTGGATCGACGTGGACGTGACCATCGGGCGCGACACCACCGTCGCACCCGGAACCCAGCTGCTCGGCAACACCCGGATCGGCACGCACTGCGAGGTCGGGCCGGACAGCACCCTGACCGACGTCACGGTGGACGACGGCGCATCGGTGATCCGCAGCCACGCCGCCTCATCGTCGATCGGAGCCGGCGCCACGGTCGGGCCGTTCGCCTATCTGCGTCCCGGCACCACGCTGGGCGCCGACGCCAAGCTGGGGGCGTTCGTCGAGACCAAGAACTCCACCATCGGCACCGGGACCAAGGTTCCGCACCTGACCTACGTCGGCGACGCCGACATCGGCGAGCACTCCAACATCGGCGCCTCCAGCGTGTTCGTCAACTACGACGGCCAGACCAAGCGGCGGACCACGGTCGGCTCGCACGTCCGGACGGGCTCGGACACCATGTTCGTCGCGCCGGTCACCATCGGCGACGGCGCCTATACCGGCGCCGGCACCGTGGTGCGCGACGATGTGCCGCCGGGCGCGCTGGCGGTGTCGGCCGGCCCGCAACGCAACATCGAGAACTGGGTACAGCACAAGCGGCCCGGCACCCCGGCCGCCGAAGCGGCCGAGAAGGCCCGCGCGTCCGGCGGACCGGGCACGCATCAACCCGACGAGCCATCGTGA
- a CDS encoding ribose-phosphate diphosphokinase produces MSHEWTDNRKNLMLFAGRSHPELADQVAKELDVPVTAQTARDFANGEIFVRFEESVRGCDAFVLQSHPAPLNKWLMEQLIMIDALKRGSAKRITAILPFYPYARQDKKHRGREPISARLVADLLKTAGADRIVTVDLHTDQIQGFFDGPVDHMRAQPLLIGYIKENYGNSDVVVVSPDSGRVRIAEKWADSLGGVPLAFIHKTRDPLVPNQVKSNRVVGEVAGKTCVLIDDMIDTGGTIAAAVNLLREDGARDVVIAATHGVLSDPAAERLAASGACEVIVTNTLPITEDKLFPQLTVLSIAPLLASTIRAVFENGSVTGLFDGDA; encoded by the coding sequence GTGAGCCACGAGTGGACAGACAACCGCAAAAACCTGATGCTCTTCGCTGGTCGCTCGCACCCGGAGCTGGCAGATCAGGTCGCCAAAGAACTGGATGTCCCGGTCACCGCGCAGACCGCCCGCGACTTTGCCAACGGCGAGATCTTCGTGCGTTTCGAGGAGTCGGTGCGAGGCTGCGACGCCTTCGTACTGCAGTCGCATCCGGCGCCGCTGAACAAGTGGCTGATGGAACAGCTGATCATGATCGACGCGCTCAAGCGGGGCAGCGCCAAGCGGATCACCGCGATCCTGCCGTTCTACCCCTATGCCCGCCAGGACAAGAAGCACCGTGGCCGCGAGCCGATCTCCGCGCGCCTGGTGGCCGACCTGCTCAAGACCGCCGGCGCCGACCGGATCGTCACCGTGGACCTGCACACCGACCAGATCCAGGGGTTCTTCGACGGCCCGGTCGACCACATGCGCGCCCAGCCGCTGCTGATCGGCTACATCAAGGAGAACTACGGCAACTCCGACGTCGTGGTGGTCTCCCCCGACTCCGGCCGGGTGCGCATCGCCGAGAAGTGGGCGGACTCCCTGGGCGGGGTGCCGCTGGCCTTCATCCACAAGACCCGCGACCCGCTGGTGCCCAACCAGGTGAAGTCCAACCGGGTCGTCGGTGAGGTGGCGGGCAAGACCTGCGTGCTGATCGACGACATGATCGACACCGGCGGCACCATCGCGGCGGCGGTGAACCTGCTGCGGGAGGACGGCGCCCGCGACGTCGTCATCGCGGCCACCCACGGGGTGCTGTCCGACCCGGCCGCCGAGCGGCTGGCGGCCTCGGGTGCCTGCGAGGTGATCGTCACCAACACCTTGCCGATCACCGAGGACAAGTTGTTCCCGCAGCTGACCGTGCTGTCGATCGCCCCGCTGCTGGCCAGTACGATCCGGGCTGTGTTCGAAAACGGCTCGGTGACCGGACTTTTCGACGGAGACGCCTGA
- the arsC gene encoding arsenate reductase (glutaredoxin) (This arsenate reductase requires both glutathione and glutaredoxin to convert arsenate to arsenite, after which the efflux transporter formed by ArsA and ArsB can extrude the arsenite from the cell, providing resistance.) has translation MTDGTIYHNPRCSTSRKTLELLRDNGIEPTIVEYLKDPPSRAELAEMIRAAGIGVRDAVRAGEAVYAELNLADASDDELLDAMAAHPILIQRPFVVTDNGTRLARPIDAVREIL, from the coding sequence ATGACCGACGGGACCATCTACCACAACCCGCGCTGCTCCACCTCGCGCAAGACCCTGGAGCTGCTGCGCGACAACGGCATCGAGCCGACGATCGTGGAGTACCTGAAGGACCCACCCTCGCGTGCGGAGCTGGCGGAGATGATCCGCGCCGCAGGGATCGGGGTGCGCGACGCGGTGCGCGCCGGCGAGGCGGTGTACGCCGAGCTGAACCTTGCTGACGCCTCTGATGACGAACTGCTCGACGCGATGGCCGCCCATCCCATCCTGATCCAGCGGCCGTTCGTCGTCACCGACAACGGAACCCGGCTGGCCCGCCCGATTGACGCGGTCCGCGAGATCCTGTGA
- a CDS encoding LpqN/LpqT family lipoprotein: protein MIRRAARACTAALACAALVGAAAGCGAKAPDYQSIWTNGSSTTTSEEPQAPVTVGRYLEDQGVAAEAMAPNALTDLTVSIPTPPGWTKKESPTLPATTLVIGKGEKLPRAILSVVKLTGDFDSREAIKHGVVDAQLSPKFRLLDASNEDYQGFPSSMVQGTHEMDGQRLHSWFRMVIATGSAPADQRYLVQLAVTGFNDEASKQAAEVEAIMHGFTVAAK, encoded by the coding sequence GTGATCCGCCGGGCCGCCCGGGCGTGCACCGCGGCGCTGGCCTGCGCGGCGCTGGTCGGCGCAGCGGCCGGATGCGGCGCCAAAGCCCCTGATTACCAGTCGATTTGGACTAACGGTAGCTCCACCACCACGTCGGAGGAGCCGCAGGCGCCGGTGACGGTGGGCCGTTACCTGGAAGACCAGGGCGTGGCCGCCGAGGCGATGGCCCCCAACGCACTGACCGACCTGACCGTGTCGATCCCGACACCGCCGGGCTGGACGAAGAAGGAGAGCCCGACGTTGCCGGCGACCACACTGGTCATCGGCAAAGGCGAGAAGCTTCCGCGGGCGATCCTGAGCGTGGTCAAACTCACCGGCGACTTCGATTCGCGCGAGGCCATCAAACACGGGGTGGTCGACGCCCAGCTCTCGCCGAAATTCCGGCTGCTCGACGCCTCCAACGAGGACTACCAGGGCTTCCCGTCGTCGATGGTCCAGGGCACCCATGAGATGGACGGTCAGCGCCTGCACAGCTGGTTCCGGATGGTGATCGCCACCGGTTCGGCGCCTGCCGACCAGCGCTATCTGGTGCAGTTGGCGGTCACCGGCTTCAACGACGAGGCGTCCAAACAGGCCGCCGAAGTTGAGGCGATCATGCACGGGTTCACCGTCGCCGCGAAGTGA
- a CDS encoding heme-binding protein: MAFALTRRTLPRLCGVGLTVFTAGLLAPSAAMADPPPGCTAADLADVAAGVAASTSGYLFAHPDVNEFYTGLNNRPDDEVPEAIRSYFDTNPQAHADLLALRRPLTDFRSRCGLPDADRPLLGQ, encoded by the coding sequence ATGGCCTTTGCCCTCACCCGCCGGACGTTGCCGCGCCTCTGCGGTGTCGGCCTGACCGTATTCACCGCGGGCCTGCTGGCCCCGTCGGCGGCGATGGCCGACCCGCCCCCGGGCTGCACCGCCGCCGACCTCGCCGATGTGGCCGCCGGCGTCGCCGCCTCGACCTCCGGCTACCTGTTCGCCCATCCCGACGTCAACGAGTTCTACACCGGTCTGAACAACCGGCCCGACGACGAGGTGCCCGAGGCCATCCGCAGCTACTTCGACACCAACCCGCAGGCCCACGCCGACTTACTCGCCCTGCGCCGCCCCCTCACCGACTTCCGTAGCCGCTGCGGACTGCCCGACGCCGACCGACCCCTGCTGGGCCAGTGA
- a CDS encoding oxidoreductase, translating to MTSWTAADLPSFSGRTVIVTGANSGLGAVTARELARAGAGVTLAVRDTAKGQAAAASMPGDVAVRALDLADLSSVRRFADETSGVDVLINNAGIMAVPYANTVDGFESQIGTNHLGHFALTNLLLPKLTDRVVTVSSFMHRMGYVSCKDLNWESRRYSAWLAYGQSKLANLLFTSELQRRLVAAGSPLLALAAHPGYSSTNLQGHTGNRVGDALMRTIGNGLFATSPDFGARQTLYAASQDLSGNTYVGPRFAFLGRTGSVGRSLLAKRGSTAAELWELSTQLTGVQFPL from the coding sequence ATGACCTCCTGGACAGCTGCGGATCTGCCCTCGTTCTCCGGCCGCACCGTCATCGTCACGGGCGCCAACAGCGGATTGGGCGCCGTGACCGCCCGTGAGCTGGCCCGGGCGGGGGCCGGCGTCACCTTGGCGGTCCGCGACACGGCCAAGGGCCAGGCCGCCGCGGCGAGCATGCCCGGTGACGTGGCGGTGCGCGCCCTGGATCTGGCGGACCTGTCCTCTGTGCGGCGGTTCGCCGATGAGACCTCGGGTGTCGACGTGCTGATCAACAACGCCGGGATCATGGCCGTGCCGTACGCCAACACGGTCGACGGGTTCGAGAGTCAGATCGGCACCAACCATCTGGGCCACTTCGCGCTGACCAACCTGCTGCTGCCCAAACTCACCGACCGGGTGGTGACGGTGTCGTCGTTCATGCACCGGATGGGCTACGTCAGCTGCAAGGACCTGAACTGGGAATCGCGTCGGTATTCGGCGTGGCTGGCCTACGGCCAGTCCAAGCTGGCCAATCTGCTGTTCACCAGCGAGCTGCAGCGCCGGCTGGTGGCGGCCGGCTCGCCGCTGCTCGCGCTGGCCGCCCACCCGGGCTATTCGAGCACCAATCTGCAAGGTCACACCGGCAATCGGGTCGGCGATGCGCTGATGCGCACGATCGGCAACGGCCTGTTTGCCACCAGCCCTGATTTCGGGGCCCGCCAGACCCTCTATGCGGCGTCGCAGGATCTGTCGGGCAACACCTACGTCGGGCCGCGGTTCGCCTTCCTCGGCCGCACCGGATCGGTGGGCCGCAGCCTGCTGGCCAAGCGCGGCTCCACCGCCGCCGAGCTGTGGGAGCTGTCCACCCAGCTCACCGGGGTGCAATTTCCGCTCTGA
- a CDS encoding 50S ribosomal protein L25/general stress protein Ctc codes for MAKSTTPNKLTAAVRSETGKGASRRARRQGKVPAVLYGHGTDPQHLELHAHDYAAVLRHSGANAVLTLDIEGTEQLALTKALDIHPIRRSIQHADLIVVRRGEKVIVEVNILVEGEPFPGTLVTQDATAVEIEAEALSIPEQLTLSIEGAVAGTQFTAGGLELPKGVTLISDPELLLVNVIEPVVEEQAETEAAEEAPAEQAGEAAAPEAE; via the coding sequence ATGGCCAAGTCCACCACCCCGAACAAGCTCACCGCCGCGGTGCGTTCCGAGACCGGCAAGGGTGCATCCCGCCGGGCCCGCCGCCAGGGCAAGGTCCCCGCGGTGCTCTACGGCCACGGCACCGACCCGCAACACCTGGAGCTGCATGCCCACGACTACGCGGCCGTGCTGCGGCACTCCGGCGCCAACGCGGTGCTCACCCTCGACATCGAAGGCACCGAGCAGCTGGCGCTGACCAAGGCGCTGGACATCCACCCGATCCGTCGCAGCATCCAGCACGCGGACCTGATCGTGGTGCGCCGCGGCGAGAAGGTCATCGTCGAGGTCAACATCCTCGTCGAGGGCGAACCGTTCCCCGGCACCCTGGTCACCCAGGACGCCACCGCGGTGGAGATCGAAGCCGAGGCGCTGTCGATTCCCGAGCAGCTGACCCTCTCGATCGAGGGCGCCGTAGCCGGCACCCAGTTCACCGCCGGTGGCCTCGAGCTGCCCAAGGGCGTGACCCTGATCTCGGACCCGGAGCTGCTGCTGGTCAACGTGATCGAGCCGGTCGTCGAGGAGCAGGCCGAGACCGAAGCAGCGGAGGAGGCCCCCGCCGAGCAGGCCGGCGAGGCCGCGGCTCCCGAGGCGGAGTAG
- the pth gene encoding aminoacyl-tRNA hydrolase yields MAESPPVLVVGLGNPGPNYARTRHNVGFMVADLLAERIGSPFKLHKKSGADVATGRLSGRAVVLARPRCYMNESGRQVGPLARFYSVPVSGMVVIHDDLDLDFGRIRLKQGGGEGGHNGLRSIATVLGSKDFQRVRWGIGRPPGRQDPAAFVLQAFGARERDEVPTICEQAADATELLIELGLEPAQNIVHAWA; encoded by the coding sequence GTGGCCGAGTCGCCGCCGGTACTGGTGGTCGGCCTGGGCAACCCCGGGCCGAACTACGCCCGCACCCGGCACAACGTGGGCTTCATGGTCGCCGATCTGCTCGCCGAGCGGATCGGGTCGCCGTTCAAGCTGCACAAGAAGTCCGGGGCCGACGTGGCCACCGGACGGCTGAGCGGACGTGCGGTGGTACTGGCCCGTCCGCGCTGCTACATGAACGAGTCGGGCCGCCAGGTGGGGCCGCTGGCCAGGTTCTACTCGGTGCCGGTGAGCGGCATGGTGGTCATTCACGACGATCTCGACTTGGATTTCGGCCGGATCCGGCTCAAACAGGGCGGCGGCGAAGGCGGCCACAACGGGCTGCGCTCCATCGCAACCGTGTTGGGCAGCAAGGACTTTCAGCGGGTCCGCTGGGGAATCGGCCGGCCGCCCGGACGTCAGGATCCCGCGGCGTTCGTGCTGCAGGCGTTCGGTGCGCGTGAGCGCGACGAGGTGCCGACCATCTGCGAGCAGGCCGCCGACGCCACCGAACTACTGATCGAGCTGGGGCTGGAACCGGCCCAGAACATCGTCCACGCCTGGGCCTAG